A window of the Deinococcus gobiensis I-0 genome harbors these coding sequences:
- a CDS encoding response regulator transcription factor, which yields MSRPAEPTVYLVDDDAGVRDALGFLLGTVGLPVRAFADGRAFQEQLDPGAVGCLLLDIRMPHVSGLQLQEQLRVAGVDLPVVILTGHGNVDLCRRAFRQGAVDFLEKPVDETTLLEAVQRAIHLHLSRREQRGAGEQARARLARLTDREREVLAGLMDGQTSKQSAQVLGISARTVETHRASLCEKLGVRSLAELMRTYLSAVDSAGPGSP from the coding sequence ATGTCCCGGCCCGCTGAACCGACCGTCTATCTCGTGGACGATGACGCCGGGGTGCGTGACGCCCTGGGGTTCCTGCTCGGCACGGTGGGCCTGCCGGTGCGGGCCTTCGCCGACGGCCGGGCCTTTCAGGAGCAGCTGGACCCCGGCGCGGTGGGCTGTCTGCTGCTCGACATCCGCATGCCGCATGTCAGTGGCCTGCAGCTCCAGGAACAGCTGCGCGTCGCCGGCGTGGACCTGCCCGTCGTGATCCTGACCGGGCACGGCAATGTGGACCTGTGCCGCCGCGCGTTCCGGCAGGGAGCCGTCGATTTCCTGGAAAAACCGGTGGACGAGACCACGCTGCTGGAGGCTGTCCAGCGGGCCATCCACCTGCACCTGAGCCGCCGCGAGCAGCGCGGGGCGGGCGAACAGGCGCGCGCCCGCCTCGCCCGCCTGACCGACCGGGAGCGCGAGGTGCTCGCCGGACTGATGGACGGCCAGACCAGCAAGCAGAGCGCCCAAGTCCTCGGGATCAGCGCGCGCACGGTCGAGACGCACCGCGCCAGCCTCTGCGAGAAGCTCGGGGTGCGCTCGCTGGCCGAGCTGATGCGGACCTACCTGAGCGCCGTGGACTCTGCGGGGCCGGGTTCTCCGTAA
- a CDS encoding stalk domain-containing protein — protein MLSAVRRAVRNFHARKRTLALGAALALSLPATTFSAQAAVASVGAVQLTVSTDQNAAYLNGESVRLQAAPRNVQGRVMLPLREVALLLGQPLVGSATLQLGRLSVDTQRLSASLAGAAQPEGNVASVGGVVYVSARLLADALGANFSSDNAGRTLTITALRDGGNPLSPQARFSTDKNVYAPGERVVYTEYPFDPDGADITARRWTGRQEVYFQPGTYTISLQVTNARGLQSAPFTRTIRVEGTPIDTPLTYALKYADPGESFADAQVLTYPAAQAQTVAGPSFPLLFSDSPEAPTQSGVLYQDTVEGRARLLAYHLNALGRPARLYVMARNLESRPVEVRTERLGETAPTRVEGQLGQVTLLEYFASTATQTLTLAPGQTAAAYASPTLGAGSGVNVLQDLTTSGRVELTFLFLEDGLPPTQQVMQQLPYLPLDGRHQRGTFPGAVRSLRVNLTTLPARIVIGDGQVDPVVLGTDRLTGQPMRLSGNYGVLYDLEVNGAAGTAVALSPRGGLYRGAMNIVDGPLTQAIKLPRTGNALLPDQPVMLWRPLSDQLNIDFIPASGSNLPVSLVFYRARPQLGQGGGLKTYQP, from the coding sequence ATGCTGTCTGCTGTGCGCCGCGCTGTCCGGAACTTCCATGCCAGAAAACGAACGCTTGCCCTCGGGGCGGCGCTCGCCTTGAGCCTGCCGGCGACCACCTTCTCGGCGCAGGCGGCCGTGGCTTCGGTCGGGGCGGTGCAGCTCACGGTGAGCACCGACCAGAACGCGGCGTATTTGAATGGCGAAAGTGTACGCCTCCAGGCCGCGCCGCGCAATGTCCAGGGCCGGGTCATGCTGCCGCTGCGCGAGGTCGCGCTGCTGCTGGGGCAGCCGTTGGTGGGAAGCGCCACGCTGCAACTCGGCCGCCTGAGCGTGGATACGCAGCGTCTGAGCGCCTCTCTGGCCGGGGCCGCCCAGCCGGAGGGCAACGTGGCGTCGGTGGGGGGCGTGGTGTACGTCAGCGCGCGGCTCCTGGCCGACGCGCTCGGGGCCAACTTCAGCAGCGACAACGCCGGGCGCACCCTGACCATCACGGCGCTGCGCGACGGCGGCAATCCCCTGTCGCCCCAGGCCCGCTTCTCGACCGACAAGAACGTGTACGCGCCGGGCGAGCGCGTGGTGTACACCGAGTATCCCTTCGACCCGGACGGCGCCGACATCACCGCGCGGCGCTGGACCGGGCGGCAGGAGGTGTACTTCCAGCCGGGCACCTACACCATCTCGTTGCAGGTCACGAACGCGCGCGGCCTCCAGAGTGCGCCCTTCACGCGGACCATCCGGGTCGAGGGCACGCCCATCGACACCCCCCTCACCTACGCCCTGAAGTACGCCGACCCCGGCGAAAGCTTCGCGGACGCGCAGGTGCTGACCTACCCGGCGGCGCAGGCGCAGACCGTGGCCGGCCCCAGCTTTCCGCTGCTGTTCAGCGACAGCCCCGAGGCCCCGACCCAGAGCGGCGTGCTGTACCAGGACACGGTCGAGGGCCGCGCGCGGCTGCTGGCCTACCACCTCAATGCGCTGGGGCGGCCCGCGCGGCTGTACGTCATGGCCCGCAACCTGGAGTCGCGCCCGGTCGAGGTCCGCACCGAGCGCCTGGGCGAGACGGCCCCGACCCGCGTCGAGGGCCAGCTCGGGCAGGTCACGCTGCTCGAATACTTCGCCAGCACGGCCACCCAGACCCTTACCCTCGCGCCGGGACAGACGGCCGCCGCCTACGCCAGCCCCACCCTGGGGGCGGGCAGCGGCGTCAACGTCTTGCAGGACCTCACCACCAGTGGCCGGGTCGAGCTGACCTTCCTGTTTCTCGAAGACGGCCTGCCGCCCACCCAGCAGGTCATGCAGCAGCTGCCTTACCTGCCGCTGGACGGCCGGCACCAGCGCGGCACCTTTCCGGGGGCGGTGCGCTCGCTGCGCGTGAACCTGACCACCCTGCCCGCCCGCATCGTGATCGGGGACGGGCAGGTGGACCCGGTGGTCCTGGGCACCGACCGCCTCACCGGCCAGCCCATGCGCCTGAGCGGCAACTACGGCGTGCTGTATGACCTGGAGGTCAACGGCGCGGCGGGCACGGCCGTGGCCCTCAGCCCGCGCGGGGGCCTGTACCGGGGGGCGATGAACATCGTGGACGGCCCGCTGACCCAGGCCATCAAGCTGCCGCGCACCGGCAACGCCCTGCTGCCCGACCAGCCGGTGATGCTGTGGCGGCCCCTGTCCGACCAGCTCAACATCGATTTCATTCCGGCCAGCGGCAGCAACCTGCCGGTCAGCCTCGTGTTCTACCGCGCCCGGCCCCAGCTCGGGCAGGGCGGGGGGCTCAAGACCTATCAGCCCTGA
- a CDS encoding DEAD/DEAH box helicase, with amino-acid sequence MFAARSPYARLELFLRDILGGGAALLHEEEVAPARTVPAAELGWSPAVRAGFGFPEVYAHQAETYRLMAQGEDVIVTTPTASGKTGAFFPAVFERLERDPEATALFVYPLVALGQDQRDKLRAFQERGGFPWEIAAFHGQAQPGEVFRPGVRMVTATPDKLHWSLDRPAVRAFLKRLSFVVLDEAHTYRGGFGSEVAGMLRRLLDLARALGARPQVVLSTATIGNPAEFARELTGVEVTEVRESGAARHGKRYYLADHRGQPRRFWDAVVSASAAHGLKTLAFFRGRSRAARLYGTYRAQPEYARHAHLYMAGTSDREGRLSEFRRAKSGVMFATNALEAGVDIGDLEVVIIDGYPGSRMAFRQMAGRAGRVAPGLVLYLPALNEQGVPQPVDAFYSNAGNFHELLTGPIEKAVVEAANPYLAPRHEGRAQEERRAAGLETGGPLTRSKYWNLRGEGSAKFAVIEVGEWEKLGLKAFDAPLESPSQHYALTEKHEGAVFTLDGQGYKVARWEAAPPGTAILVEKFAAANLFTRGLHATSVRPVQMGEWVRRGPLVYRHGEVLIRRQYTGYTMMRQVFERVCTGCDREPGPFDRTCGHCGGRIQDRMQDHKLSEHLYDEAVELPPFRTSALEVGLDPAATERPTAVAHTLKHLLQKLTPERVACDEGDLAGAFREGRDTYFFLYDDWQGGLGVSRRAFESMDDLLRRAYALSTKTCCKAEGGCYECIAVSRCFSPFLPSGERRPTDKAATAELLRGLLGEVAPAPAERPALPDLPPALPPAWPLQARELLDLHGLSLPEVSARLGIPSREIQRAVNTTQPLRLRHVKFGDGVFMQGSGQGERREVLVYFPGVGQKKLLLKFAGLTVVGPGMGAAAQPTS; translated from the coding sequence GTGTTCGCCGCCCGCTCGCCCTATGCCCGCCTGGAGCTGTTCCTGCGCGACATCCTGGGCGGGGGAGCGGCGCTGCTGCACGAGGAGGAGGTCGCCCCGGCCCGCACCGTTCCCGCTGCCGAGCTGGGCTGGTCCCCGGCGGTGCGCGCGGGCTTCGGCTTTCCGGAGGTCTACGCCCATCAGGCCGAGACCTACCGCCTGATGGCGCAGGGAGAGGACGTGATCGTCACGACGCCGACCGCCAGCGGCAAGACGGGGGCCTTCTTCCCGGCCGTCTTCGAGCGGCTGGAGCGCGACCCCGAGGCCACGGCGCTGTTCGTCTACCCCCTGGTGGCCCTGGGGCAGGACCAGCGCGACAAGCTGCGCGCCTTTCAGGAGCGCGGCGGCTTTCCCTGGGAGATCGCGGCCTTTCACGGGCAGGCCCAGCCCGGCGAGGTGTTCCGGCCCGGCGTGCGGATGGTCACGGCCACGCCCGACAAGCTGCACTGGTCGCTGGACCGCCCCGCCGTGCGCGCCTTCCTGAAACGGCTGTCCTTCGTCGTGCTCGACGAGGCGCACACCTACCGCGGGGGCTTCGGCAGCGAGGTCGCGGGGATGCTGCGCCGCCTGCTCGACCTCGCGCGGGCGCTGGGGGCACGGCCCCAGGTGGTGCTCTCGACCGCCACCATCGGCAACCCGGCCGAGTTCGCGCGCGAGTTGACCGGCGTGGAGGTCACCGAGGTCCGCGAGTCGGGGGCGGCGCGCCACGGCAAGCGCTACTACCTCGCGGACCACAGGGGCCAGCCCCGGCGCTTCTGGGACGCGGTGGTCAGCGCGAGCGCGGCGCACGGCCTCAAGACCCTGGCCTTCTTCCGGGGGAGATCGCGGGCCGCGCGGCTGTACGGCACCTACCGCGCCCAGCCCGAGTACGCCCGGCACGCCCACCTCTACATGGCCGGCACCAGCGACCGCGAGGGCCGGCTCTCGGAGTTCCGGCGGGCCAAGTCGGGGGTCATGTTCGCCACCAACGCGCTGGAGGCCGGGGTGGACATCGGCGACCTGGAGGTGGTCATCATCGACGGCTATCCGGGGTCGCGCATGGCCTTCCGGCAGATGGCCGGGCGGGCCGGGCGGGTCGCGCCGGGGCTGGTGCTGTACCTGCCGGCCCTGAACGAACAGGGCGTGCCGCAGCCGGTAGACGCCTTCTACAGCAACGCGGGCAACTTCCACGAACTGCTCACCGGCCCCATCGAGAAGGCGGTCGTGGAGGCGGCCAACCCCTACCTCGCCCCCCGGCACGAGGGCCGCGCGCAGGAGGAACGCCGGGCGGCGGGTCTGGAGACGGGCGGCCCCCTGACGCGCAGCAAATACTGGAACCTGCGCGGCGAGGGCAGCGCCAAATTCGCGGTCATCGAGGTGGGCGAGTGGGAGAAGCTGGGCCTGAAAGCCTTCGACGCCCCGCTCGAATCGCCCAGCCAGCACTACGCCCTGACCGAGAAGCACGAGGGCGCGGTCTTTACCCTCGACGGCCAGGGCTACAAGGTGGCGCGCTGGGAGGCCGCCCCGCCCGGCACCGCGATCCTGGTCGAGAAGTTCGCGGCGGCCAACCTGTTCACGCGCGGCCTGCACGCGACCTCGGTGCGTCCGGTCCAGATGGGCGAGTGGGTGCGGCGCGGCCCCCTGGTGTACCGCCACGGCGAGGTGCTGATCCGGCGGCAGTACACCGGCTACACGATGATGCGCCAGGTGTTCGAGCGCGTGTGCACCGGCTGCGACCGCGAACCCGGTCCCTTCGACCGCACCTGCGGGCACTGCGGCGGGCGCATCCAGGACCGGATGCAGGACCACAAGCTCTCCGAACACCTGTACGACGAGGCGGTCGAGCTGCCCCCCTTCCGCACCAGCGCGCTGGAGGTCGGCCTGGACCCGGCCGCCACCGAGCGGCCCACGGCGGTCGCGCACACCCTCAAGCACCTGCTGCAGAAGCTGACGCCCGAACGCGTGGCCTGCGACGAGGGCGACCTCGCCGGGGCCTTCCGCGAGGGGCGCGACACCTACTTCTTCCTGTACGACGACTGGCAGGGCGGCCTGGGCGTGTCGCGCCGCGCCTTCGAGAGCATGGACGACCTGCTGCGCCGCGCCTACGCCCTGAGCACCAAGACCTGCTGCAAGGCCGAGGGCGGCTGCTACGAGTGCATCGCCGTGAGCCGCTGCTTCTCGCCCTTCCTGCCCAGCGGCGAGCGCCGGCCCACCGACAAGGCCGCCACCGCCGAACTGCTGCGCGGGCTGCTCGGCGAGGTGGCCCCTGCCCCGGCCGAGCGCCCCGCCCTGCCCGACCTGCCCCCGGCCCTGCCGCCCGCGTGGCCCCTCCAGGCGCGCGAACTGCTCGACCTGCACGGGCTCTCGCTGCCCGAGGTCAGTGCCCGCCTGGGCATTCCCAGCCGCGAGATCCAGCGCGCCGTGAACACCACCCAGCCGCTGCGGCTGCGGCACGTCAAATTCGGGGACGGCGTGTTCATGCAGGGGTCCGGTCAGGGCGAGCGCCGCGAAGTGCTGGTGTACTTCCCCGGCGTGGGCCAGAAGAAACTGCTCCTGAAATTCGCGGGCCTCACGGTGGTCGGGCCAGGCATGGGCGCGGCCGCCCAACCCACGTCTTGA
- the mqnC gene encoding cyclic dehypoxanthinyl futalosine synthase produces the protein MTAPAAQPTADAPSTALAGTALLDRAASGERLDVAEIESLYRLPLPGVAAVANGLRLERRDPDVVTFLIDRNINYTNVCNVGCNFCAFYRTRRQKDSYTLDYEQISQKIRELEEVGGTRILLQGGVNPELGLDYYTGLLRHVKAHHPTIRIDAFSPEEVLFMEKTFGLSLDELLDTLIAAGLDGLPGAGGEILEDDVRAKAAPARIKSDDWFRIIDAAQRKGLYTIATMVIGFGETYAQRARHLLKIRDQQDRANALYGGNGFSGFAMWSLQTEHTRLHGKAPGATAHEYLQQLAVARIALDNIPNIQASWPAQGFKVAQAALYYGANDLGSTMLEENVVSAAGGHGRHRATVRELVRIAVDAGFTPAIRNSRFQIIEWPDAQDVLARDAQNPEAERAVGAGQ, from the coding sequence ATGACGGCCCCTGCAGCACAGCCCACCGCTGACGCGCCCAGCACGGCCCTCGCCGGCACGGCCCTCCTGGACCGGGCCGCGAGCGGCGAGCGTCTGGACGTGGCCGAGATCGAAAGCCTCTACCGCCTGCCGCTGCCCGGGGTGGCGGCCGTCGCCAACGGCCTGCGCCTGGAGCGCCGTGACCCGGACGTGGTCACGTTCCTGATCGACCGCAACATCAACTACACCAACGTGTGCAACGTGGGGTGCAACTTCTGCGCCTTCTACCGCACCCGCCGCCAGAAGGACAGCTACACGCTGGACTACGAGCAGATCTCGCAGAAGATCCGGGAACTCGAAGAGGTCGGCGGCACGCGCATCCTGCTCCAGGGCGGCGTGAACCCCGAGCTGGGGCTGGACTACTACACGGGGCTGCTGCGGCACGTCAAGGCGCACCATCCGACCATCCGCATCGACGCGTTCTCGCCCGAAGAAGTGCTGTTCATGGAAAAGACCTTCGGCCTGAGCCTGGATGAGCTGCTCGACACCCTGATCGCGGCGGGTCTCGACGGGCTGCCGGGCGCGGGCGGCGAGATCCTGGAAGACGACGTGCGCGCCAAGGCGGCCCCGGCGCGCATCAAGTCCGACGACTGGTTCCGGATCATCGACGCGGCGCAGCGCAAGGGGCTGTACACCATCGCCACGATGGTCATCGGCTTCGGCGAGACCTACGCCCAGCGCGCCCGTCACCTCCTGAAGATCCGCGACCAGCAGGACCGGGCCAACGCGCTCTACGGCGGCAACGGCTTTTCGGGCTTCGCCATGTGGTCGCTCCAGACCGAGCACACCCGCCTGCACGGTAAGGCCCCCGGCGCGACCGCGCACGAGTACCTGCAACAGCTCGCGGTGGCGCGCATCGCGCTGGACAACATCCCCAACATCCAGGCGTCCTGGCCCGCGCAGGGCTTCAAGGTGGCGCAGGCCGCGCTGTACTACGGGGCCAACGACCTCGGCTCGACCATGCTCGAAGAGAACGTGGTGTCGGCGGCGGGCGGGCATGGGCGCCACCGCGCCACCGTGCGCGAACTCGTGCGCATCGCGGTGGACGCGGGCTTTACCCCCGCCATCCGCAACAGCCGGTTTCAGATCATCGAGTGGCCCGACGCCCAGGACGTGCTGGCGCGGGATGCCCAGAACCCCGAGGCCGAGCGCGCCGTAGGCGCCGGGCAGTAG
- a CDS encoding acyl-CoA acyltransferase, with product MRALEDVQVAAWGYADREVLPGTMFRIGAVTGAVVLAAYPAAAPEGRPLGLAYGFPALRRGKGGEAELWHHSHLLAVRPECRGSGLAVALKHAQRERALAQGMTRMTWTFDPLVARNARLNLGKLGARAVSYHPDWYALDDDREAAFPADRLMIEWDLTRPQEERPAPAPRGEVLLEADGRGWPQMRQGAPDSPSSLAEVPTRDLPEDARRAWRLALREVLSARLAAGDVVSDLARAGDRAYYVLTRP from the coding sequence ATGCGCGCCTTGGAGGACGTGCAGGTGGCGGCCTGGGGCTACGCCGACCGCGAGGTGCTGCCCGGCACCATGTTCCGGATCGGGGCGGTGACGGGCGCGGTGGTGCTGGCGGCCTATCCGGCAGCGGCGCCGGAGGGCCGCCCACTGGGCCTCGCCTACGGCTTTCCGGCGCTGCGGCGGGGCAAGGGGGGCGAGGCGGAGCTGTGGCACCACTCGCACCTGCTGGCTGTGCGGCCCGAGTGCCGGGGGAGCGGGCTGGCGGTGGCCCTCAAGCACGCGCAGCGGGAGCGGGCGCTGGCGCAGGGCATGACCCGCATGACCTGGACCTTCGACCCGCTGGTCGCCCGCAACGCCCGGCTGAACCTGGGCAAGCTGGGCGCGCGGGCCGTGAGCTACCACCCCGACTGGTATGCGCTGGACGACGACCGCGAGGCGGCCTTTCCCGCCGACCGCCTGATGATCGAGTGGGACCTGACCCGCCCGCAGGAGGAGCGGCCCGCCCCCGCGCCCCGGGGAGAGGTGCTGCTGGAAGCCGACGGCCGGGGCTGGCCGCAGATGCGCCAGGGGGCCCCGGACTCTCCTTCCTCGCTGGCGGAAGTGCCGACCCGTGACCTGCCCGAAGACGCCCGGCGCGCGTGGCGGCTGGCTCTGCGTGAAGTCCTGTCGGCGCGGCTGGCGGCGGGCGACGTGGTGAGCGACCTCGCGCGGGCAGGCGACCGGGCCTACTACGTGCTGACGCGGCCATAG
- a CDS encoding PAS domain-containing sensor histidine kinase: MSRPVWRWTLLVWAVVTALGAWGLVAARRADLRAAFDLDARILHRVLSQRLEQQETILYAVAALSDQGMDPGRLNRYVQTLIHPYPQIVAAQVCTPAGCQVLASGHRPLPRLPFSFQEQPAVNWLAGEHPLYALTLRGARVWVDAQALLVASDLPREPLSVQIYRPDSGERLTGQATPAGRAAFTFSAEKQLGTRLEPFPVRFARTHSWQVWPWGRLAAWSILTMLVALGVVWLLTVRGRTHQALLDERRRAQGVVQASTDGIVVLDPQGAVVQVNPAARLIVGELRIGAAVQDQVQVGATLSQAPLDTAQFWSAREAQAFPEGTALQRNGQRILVEGGLTPLLGERGQLLGRVLTVREVGPLRQRLLARLDAGERRVREHEQMLSHVSRLSTLGEMSAGLAHELTQPLTAIVSYGQAGTRLLGQDPPDLPRARQAVQGMVTQAQRSAQIIARLRTLVRRAPAQRVQVDVVQAVHNILTLCQADLSRLAVTVETQFPVAAPALGDPVQVEQIILNLVRNALEAMDEAGECRLDLRIEAAGDWWRLTVQDSGAGLSGETLARLFQPFQTSKPGGLGLGLSLSQTLAQGLGGELTGANAPGRGARFVLTLPQWSGDVPAR, from the coding sequence ATGTCCCGGCCGGTGTGGAGGTGGACGCTGCTCGTGTGGGCAGTGGTCACTGCGCTCGGGGCCTGGGGACTCGTTGCCGCACGCCGCGCCGACCTGCGCGCGGCTTTCGATCTGGACGCCCGCATCCTGCACCGGGTGCTGTCGCAGCGCCTGGAACAGCAGGAAACCATCCTGTACGCCGTCGCTGCCCTCTCCGATCAGGGCATGGATCCTGGACGCCTGAACAGGTACGTGCAGACCCTCATCCACCCCTACCCCCAGATCGTGGCCGCGCAGGTCTGTACCCCGGCCGGCTGTCAGGTCCTGGCTTCCGGTCACAGGCCGCTGCCCCGGCTTCCCTTCTCGTTCCAGGAACAGCCGGCGGTGAACTGGCTGGCCGGCGAGCACCCTCTCTACGCCCTGACCCTGCGCGGCGCGCGCGTCTGGGTAGATGCCCAGGCCCTTCTGGTGGCCAGCGATCTGCCCCGCGAGCCCCTGAGCGTGCAGATCTACCGCCCCGACTCGGGGGAGCGGCTGACGGGTCAGGCTACGCCCGCCGGACGCGCGGCCTTCACCTTCAGTGCCGAGAAACAGCTCGGTACCCGGCTCGAACCCTTTCCGGTGCGTTTTGCCCGCACCCACTCCTGGCAGGTCTGGCCCTGGGGCAGACTGGCGGCGTGGTCTATTCTGACCATGCTGGTGGCCCTCGGAGTGGTATGGCTGCTGACTGTCCGGGGTCGCACGCATCAGGCGTTGCTCGACGAGCGCCGCCGCGCGCAGGGCGTCGTCCAGGCGAGTACGGACGGCATCGTGGTGCTGGACCCGCAGGGGGCGGTGGTGCAGGTGAATCCGGCGGCCCGCCTCATCGTGGGCGAGTTGCGGATAGGCGCGGCGGTGCAGGACCAGGTGCAGGTCGGGGCGACCCTGTCCCAGGCCCCCCTGGACACGGCGCAGTTCTGGAGCGCGCGTGAAGCGCAGGCTTTTCCCGAGGGCACGGCGCTGCAGCGGAACGGGCAGCGGATTCTCGTCGAGGGCGGCCTCACACCCCTGTTGGGCGAGCGGGGCCAGCTGCTGGGCCGGGTCCTGACGGTGCGCGAGGTCGGGCCGCTGCGACAGCGGCTGCTGGCGCGCCTGGATGCCGGCGAGCGCCGCGTGCGGGAACACGAACAGATGCTGAGCCACGTGTCTAGGCTCTCGACCCTGGGCGAAATGAGCGCCGGACTGGCCCATGAACTCACCCAGCCCCTCACCGCCATCGTCAGCTACGGACAGGCGGGGACGCGGCTCCTGGGTCAGGACCCCCCGGACCTGCCCCGGGCGCGTCAGGCCGTGCAGGGCATGGTGACGCAGGCCCAACGCTCGGCTCAGATCATTGCCCGGCTGCGGACCCTGGTGCGCCGCGCGCCCGCCCAGCGCGTACAGGTGGATGTGGTGCAGGCGGTCCACAATATCCTGACGCTGTGTCAGGCGGACCTGAGCCGGCTGGCGGTCACCGTGGAGACGCAGTTTCCCGTCGCCGCGCCCGCCCTGGGCGATCCCGTGCAGGTCGAACAGATCATCCTCAATCTGGTGCGCAACGCCCTGGAAGCCATGGACGAGGCGGGCGAGTGCCGCCTTGACCTGCGTATCGAAGCGGCGGGGGACTGGTGGCGGCTGACCGTGCAGGACAGCGGCGCCGGGCTGTCCGGAGAGACGCTGGCGCGGCTGTTCCAGCCCTTCCAGACGAGCAAGCCCGGCGGCCTGGGGCTGGGGCTGTCGCTCTCACAGACCCTGGCCCAGGGCCTCGGGGGAGAGCTGACCGGGGCGAACGCACCCGGACGCGGCGCCCGGTTCGTCCTCACGCTGCCACAATGGAGCGGTGATGTCCCGGCCCGCTGA
- a CDS encoding GlcG/HbpS family heme-binding protein yields the protein MKTVLLTALTFASVAAAQQTPAQTPPAPPAPVQLATTPTVQVATLSLDAAVKLATRAVANCAAAGYNVSAAVVDRSGVALALARSEQAGPHTVGASLGKAFTSASGRNLTSEMAKGLASNPGLADIPGYLLLAGGVPVRAGTTVVGAIGVGGAPSGMIDEQCALDALKTLPGF from the coding sequence ATGAAAACGGTCCTCCTGACTGCACTGACCTTCGCCTCCGTGGCCGCCGCCCAACAGACCCCGGCGCAGACCCCTCCTGCGCCGCCTGCCCCCGTACAGCTGGCCACCACGCCTACCGTACAGGTCGCCACCCTGAGCCTGGACGCGGCGGTCAAGCTCGCCACGCGGGCGGTCGCCAACTGCGCCGCCGCCGGCTACAACGTCAGCGCGGCCGTGGTGGACCGCTCCGGCGTGGCGCTGGCGCTGGCCCGCTCGGAACAGGCCGGGCCGCACACGGTGGGCGCGAGTCTGGGCAAGGCCTTCACGAGTGCCAGCGGGCGCAACCTGACCAGTGAGATGGCCAAGGGCCTGGCGAGCAACCCCGGCCTGGCCGACATCCCCGGGTATCTGCTGCTCGCCGGTGGCGTCCCGGTGCGTGCCGGGACGACGGTGGTCGGGGCCATCGGCGTGGGCGGGGCACCCAGTGGCATGATCGACGAGCAGTGCGCGCTGGACGCCCTCAAGACCCTCCCGGGATTCTGA
- a CDS encoding DUF4384 domain-containing protein has product MKKLLTTLTLSAAALSSVVAPAFAAPVISAQSIIVNPVQTTLSAKVWVNKDPSGTQTPNYRIGEPITLYTSVNENAYVYLFNVNPDGSTDQILPNRYKTGGNYVRAGQTRAFPATGDQFTYTVGGPTGLNRVLVVTSRRQLNLSELSTYTQGQAFATVKPQTSQGLAQALSIVVNPVNPVAQPVPQTDWQSDTAFYNVTY; this is encoded by the coding sequence ATGAAGAAGCTGCTGACCACCCTGACCCTGAGCGCCGCCGCCCTGTCGAGCGTCGTGGCCCCCGCCTTCGCTGCCCCTGTCATCAGTGCCCAGAGCATCATCGTCAACCCGGTCCAGACCACCCTGAGCGCCAAGGTGTGGGTCAACAAGGACCCCAGCGGCACCCAGACGCCCAACTACCGCATCGGTGAGCCGATCACGCTGTACACCAGCGTCAACGAGAACGCCTACGTCTATCTGTTCAACGTGAACCCTGACGGTTCGACCGACCAGATTCTGCCCAACCGCTACAAGACGGGCGGCAACTACGTGCGCGCCGGCCAGACCCGCGCCTTCCCGGCCACCGGCGACCAGTTCACCTACACGGTGGGCGGCCCCACCGGCCTGAACCGCGTGCTCGTCGTCACCAGCCGCCGCCAGCTCAACCTGAGCGAACTGAGCACCTACACCCAGGGCCAGGCCTTCGCCACCGTCAAGCCCCAGACCAGCCAGGGTCTCGCGCAGGCACTGAGCATCGTGGTGAACCCGGTCAATCCCGTCGCCCAGCCGGTCCCGCAGACCGACTGGCAGAGCGACACGGCGTTCTACAACGTCACCTACTGA